The Solanum pennellii chromosome 4, SPENNV200 genomic interval ttgcagaatgtgattttttttttaaaaaaaaaagttaaaatcgctgcctatgCAGCGattccattttaaatttttttttttttaagaaaatcatgCCTAGGCagcaatttttgtttttttcttttaaaaaaagattatttctttttttaaaaaaaaaaattaaaaaaaaaatagtattatttatatattgattttgtgaaataacatatattattaaagatcatttatatttaataagggcgatatataaatcaaaaatggaccaataattttttttaacaacctaatttcattaattagtaCTACCATTTAGGCTGCCCAACCTATATATGGCTGTACTAATTTGGATAAGTTATTATAATAACTATCTAGAAGAAACATTAAATTCCTTACCAGTATGAATTTCATCACTGTAAAAATTTATTACTTGAACcaaaaaagtacttttaatTGAAGAGTTACAAAATGAGCACAAAATCTCTTTGTGAGCTTGAATGGAGATAAAAGTGTATAATTTACCATTTTTCAAGTAgaattgaaaactttaatttcaaatcatgcattttttaaaagaaatttactgaatattaaaaaaaaaagaaatttcatcatattttatAGGACGTTTTTTCGCTTCTCGAAACTTTAGAACCAATAATTTAAAATAGCTAAATTCTCAaacttcataaattttaaaatttggctCTGTCCCAACTTTAAAGCAAATATTTtcttcctttaatttatttctcttattttttttatagtttgtttaaagaaaaaatgtctctttttatttgacaattttttaatttatattcgcatatgatatgtttaagatcacaagatcaAATTGCATATTGATATGTTCTACATCTCTTTAATTTAAGACCATAAAATTCAAagcttttctcaattttcttaaatttatatcaaaataaatcagACAAACAAATCGAAACAAAGTAAGTACATAACACATTTAGGTGACACTTTTTTTAAagccaattaaaaaaaaggtaatatTTTTCTACATTTACTGCAACAAAACAAATTTCAGCagtaataaataaacacattaaCAAAGAGTACTAAAATTTTTACTgatattaattagttaattgttATTAGATCTAATACCGATATAGACTTAAGAACATTTACAAAAAGTGCTCATTATCGCAAAAGATTATTTTCATATCgtaattgaataaaatattcatttcattcttaATGAGATAACTTAtagtcaaataaaaatttatgacttattttaaacaataaatttcaatcatattatttttgtatcaaatCAAACAACGTCACTTGAATTATAAATCAATATGAGAAATCTTGaccaaatcaatatatagtatAATTTCCTTGCATATGTATTATTACTTTGCCTCTTTCACAAGAATTATGAAAGTCAAAACATCATCGATGTCCTCAAAAGAAGCTTCTACATAgacttaacaattttttaaaaataaaaatttatttgcaaagtcctctattttttatttgactatttctttattcccacttataataagcTCATTTCATCTCATTTTTTTTGGTTCCTTTGAAATACAATTCTACACAAACACAAATATTCTCCATTCCcaaaaccaacaaaaaaattccaattttttgtattattattactattcaATATGGTTAATCCATTTATTTGTGGATCTTTTCATCAtcaagatgatgatgatatggcaaTTTTTAGCCCATGTTCAACTCCAAAAAGATCAAAAAAAAGTTTATCTAAGTCTAGCAACAAAAATAATCCATATTCAAATAGAGGACTTGATAAATTCTCTGCCCTCTTAGCTGATCTTGAAGACAAGAAACAAAGAATTTATTCCGAAATTGCTCCTGATGATATCTCCTTCGTACGATTTGTTTTTTCGAATTCCAATGATGCTAAGCCTATTATTGTCAAATTGAAGGACAAGAAATCGTCAAAGAGTTgtcaagaagagaaaatagagtCTACGAATAAGCAAATGACTCGTGAAGTATACGAAGATTGTGAAGAAAGGAAAGCTGAGTCCGCGGAAAAGAGGGTAATAAAGAAGAGTGTTTCTAAGTGGAATTCAATGAAGTTGGAAAATTTGAAGAGGCCTAAGTTTTATTTGCCTTTGACTATAATATTGATATTGGTATTTTTGGCTATATATGGAAGGTCATTTGCAATAATGTGTACTTCAATTGGATGGTATTTGATTCCTACAATTAGAGGGGGAGATTCAAGATCAAGTATAAGTACAAGAAAACCACAAACGAAGAAGGATTATATAAGAAGATTTAGTGAAAAAAGTGTTGTTAGAGAAGAACCAATTTCACCAACAAGTGTTATGAATGGACCAAGTGGTAAATATGACCATAGGAAAAGTTGGTCATGATGGggaaggaaaaaaatttatcttGATCCTCTAAATTCTCCCTTTTTTTATTGAGATCGTGGTGTCTGAGTCAGTTTACGTACATCTTGACTAACTCCAGAtgggaagaatcacctagtatGTTTTGTCTTGGCTGAGTTTTGAACACCTCAGGattctcaaccacttcattgatCGTAGGCCACATCCTTAATTGGGGTCTtgaaaattgtgaatttttggttttttttttaagttgacTTTATTGCATTGTAAATTGTTTTGCTGATTTTGTACATTTGAGTTGAACTAGAAATTTAGTCACTCTTTTGACATGTATTTGTAAATAAGATGTTTTAGAACTTATGTTTGTTAACAATAAGCTATGCTCTGGTTCAACAGAATTGTgtagtaactttttttttaggGTAAAATGAAATGGTGTTTGTTTCCCATTAGTTTTTCATATCGAGTCATTCTACGTgtactttaattaatttattaaattttatttttgttaaaatttaaatcatgaTATCTTATAATTTTCGTCCattttattaatcattttaaatattagtaaaatttaaaactgaAATACGACATGTCTCTCTTTGATACCTACGAGCAAGATATAACTCGTAACAAATTTCAATGAATATTTCATAAGTTAACAAAagttttactttattattagtcaatttttaaaattattttacaacaATTATATTTTAGGTCAAATGATTGGAACATTTGATTTACACTATTATTTCACAAATAATAAAGTCCTACATTGTCATAATACACAAGGATCAAATACGTGATTGTCATATTTACAGATGAATCATGTTAATTTTTTCGATATCATTTCAATTATAATAAATGTTCCTAAATTAGGGACTATCGGACGTCTTTTCAAGATATACATATGAATTTAACTACCCAAAGATTATAAAATTCTTTAAACAATGTGGTTGCCATTTTAGATCAGAAAATTAACCatgtttatttgaattatttcaaAGAAGTTACtccaaatattaaatatttaaaaaaaaaatcttgagtgTTTATTAGAGggattattataatatattgaaaCAACGCAGTTTGACAAAATTATATACTTACTCTTTTAGTAGTAGTTAGTTATAATTAACTtctagtaattaattaatttcatttaccTGCTTCCTtcttactttttgtttttttattcaaaGAATCAAAGATAGTAACCATATAAAGTCGATATTTTCTCCTTATTGggtatataatattaaaatctaaaatattcaCTAATAATAAAGAGCAGTTGGGTCAATACATTTTTCTGTTTCTATCCCTTTCATTGCATAAGCACAATAATCTGTCTTtatcatatatttgttttttttaaaaaaaaaatatgaatcgGAGATTATAAGGTACGAAAAACAAACTCAAACTAATTGAGCTATTTAGATTCTCCGTCTCTATATGGTTTCTTTAGAAGCCTGGTTCAATCAATGCAGTTTCATATCGAGtcaattgaaattgaaaatgcccctaataaaaaaattattaattttttgaatattaaatatctaattaaaaataaagaaaaattcaaacttcatagaataattatattattataccaTGTATAGAAAAACTATACTCTAGTTTCACATTCTAGTAAATAGTAACTaccttaattaaaaaattagattaacACAAAAACCATTGGACAAAAGTTAATTGTTTTAACCAAGGTAATGTCAAATCAAAGACCTTTGACAAGGTAGTGGTGCATAAAATATACATGGAACATTATATTGAAGTAATATTCTAATTTATTAACTAGGTGTACATGGATCGAgttgatttaaattttgaaattatttatgtcagatttttaaatttacaaaacagatcaaatcaataaaagtcaaatatttttatttcaatttttctcaAATCTTTCAGAATAAAatctttcaaataaatatataattaacttgtacttcaaatatttctttagttataGCAACATATTTCTTTAGCCACCAGAGTTGATAttcattttgattaattaatccTTAATTAGTGTTAATACTCGATAATCCTTTTGGTTTTCCTACTTTTGGTACTTAATCGTCGTCCATAATCTTACAATTTCATAAGCGTGGCGGCCTCAACTTCTAATGAAAATGATTATGAAATATACCAAGACTTTTCTTTCTAATCCAAGAATAACCACATAAATTGACCTTactataacaaattaaatagcGTTAATAATGTTTTCTTAACTGACAACTAAACACtctatgaattatttttattgtgtttCAGTTGAACACTTCAACTTACAACATGATCGTCTAGATACCTTCAAATTTGATGTATCGCATCAACATTAAGTATCCACGTTGAGACGAATTGAGGTATATAAATTAATGTACGATTATCCATTAAAAccaagttaaaaatatttatttctattatgcctaaaaatattatatccAACTGGCTAATCTATGAGCACAATTCTATTAAATGAGCTAGAAATTTTAGATCACAAGAAGTTGGTTATATATGTGTGAGGTTAGGGAGGGCCTaaactttgaaattttggaCACACTAGCAATGCACAAGTATAATACGTCATTATTAGGgccgtttggccatagatttctcaaacaaaatttgacaaataatatttgttcaaataatttgccattatttgataaatatatttggcAAATAACCAAATTttccaaatactagaaaaaactaatattttgaatcaaatttcattattttgaaaacttttaataattcaaattctacaccaaatttttatcttttacaaaacaCCCTTCACAGTATTTGTTTGTGTTGTTTTACGTAATTTCGTATGTAAATATTAAAGTTGTAATGATATATTCAGTAAATATAAAagtgatgatatgattattgaTAAAAATGATAACAATCGATTTAGAATAACAAAGTCACGTGtcaataatacaaatatatgataaattttgatagtttttaaaacctATGGGTATAAGttactaaaatataattatagtgtttttttttaaaatttaaatctaagtatctctaacttttcttatAGCAtccaaaaattatgatattgacTTCTTGAGCTGCatcaaaaaatagtaaaaagttCTAGGCGCAATAAGTGTTTCTTTATGCGTAACCGATTCCAAATATTATATCGTCTTCAACTTCATCGCTAACATTATTTTGTTCGATCGTATCACTTCTTAGCTCTGAACTTCTAACTCGAATGATCTATCAGACTATTGACATCCATTTTATTGTGGTGTACCTGATTATAATCatgacctaaaataaatgaatgtccTTTTCACAAGAGAgttcatttaaattatttgagacTCTATCACTCGAACAATGTAATCAAAATTAACCTTCATTAAATCTCGAAAGCACTCTTCAAGAGATAGAGAAGAAACAAATCTTTCAAAACTATGTTTAGATCACCAATTGTGGAGTGTAGAAAAACTTAAACCACGTCTTCTGGGGCATATGCCGTTGTTTAAATACAGCTTCCGAACTACGAGAACTTGGTAAAATGCAACAAATGAACCTCAACAAGTTGTCATCTAGATCAGTCCCTAAATGACAATTAATTGCTTTCCAATACTGTCCTAACATCCAGGTTTAACTCACCGAATTCCACGAAGCTCAAAAGCAGGTTATAATATAAGCATAAAACATCAGTGTACACATCGATTCCAGGAGGAAAGCTCAGCTAATAAAGTGATGAGAACTGGAGTTCCCCGAACAGAGTGTACAAACAAAAACTATTCGAGTCTCATCAGCACGTATGGAGAAGATGTAGGGCCGGTTATACACCTGGGGACTTCTTGTTGAGCAAACAATAAAGAAGTTAGCTGAACCTATCCTCTAATAATGCTGTTTACTAAAGCATAGTTGGCCACTGGATTGAAGTGTTGCAACTGAGCACCGAAGACAAACTTAAAATGCCTCCTATACACATAGATCCAATTAATATGTTACTCTATAAACTTCCATCAAACCTCACTTAGGGCTACTGTCAAATGGAGTTGGGTCTTGAGCCTTCTGGAGTTGGTAAGACTACAGGCTCAAAGTTTGGTATTCCTTTCTAGATCTTTCTGTCAAAACATGTAATGTCCCCGTCTCTTAGATTGTCATTACGGAGTCAGTCTCTATTCTCAAGAGTGTGTGGTTTTCTTCACTAGCTTTCTCCTGCTcttcttttttactttataCTTCTTACTTTTTAAGGTGACAGTATAATAGCAGTTTGTAGAAATTT includes:
- the LOC107017136 gene encoding uncharacterized protein LOC107017136 is translated as MVNPFICGSFHHQDDDDMAIFSPCSTPKRSKKSLSKSSNKNNPYSNRGLDKFSALLADLEDKKQRIYSEIAPDDISFVRFVFSNSNDAKPIIVKLKDKKSSKSCQEEKIESTNKQMTREVYEDCEERKAESAEKRVIKKSVSKWNSMKLENLKRPKFYLPLTIILILVFLAIYGRSFAIMCTSIGWYLIPTIRGGDSRSSISTRKPQTKKDYIRRFSEKSVVREEPISPTSVMNGPSGKYDHRKSWS